From the Pseudomonas syringae KCTC 12500 genome, the window TCATGACCTGGCGCGTCAGGCGCTGGAGCATCAGCTGGAAGACTGCGGCCTGCAGACCATCGTGTTCAATAATCTGGAAAACCTGCTCAACGGCGTGACCGCAGCGCACGAAACGCCAGCAGCCATCGATCTGGCGGTACTTGGCGTGACGGCGCTGGAAATCTCTCCGGAACGGCTGCGCCAGCACATCTGGGACCTGGAAAACCTCAACTGCAAGGTCATGGTGCTGTGCCCGACCACCGAGCACGCGCTGTTCCAGCTGGCGGTCCACGATGTCTACACGCAACTGCAGGCCAAGCCCGCATGCACCCGCAAACTGCAAAAAGCCCTGTCCGAGCTGATCGCGCCGCGAGCGGTGCGTACCGATATCGGCCCGCCACTGTCGAGCCGCGCACCGCGAGTGCTGTGCGTGGACGACAACCCGGCCAACCTGCTACTGGTACAGACCCTGCTCGAAGACATGGGCGCTGAAGTGGTCGCTGTCGAGGGCGGTTACGCGGCGGTCAATGCGGTACAGCAAGAAGCGTTCGATCTGGTGTTGATGGACGTGCAGATGCCCGGCATGGACGGCCGGCAGGCCACCGAGGCGATCCGCGCCTGGGAAGCCGAACGCAACCAGAGTTCGCTGCCGATCGTAGCCCTCACCGCACATGCGATGGCCAATGAAAAGCGCTCACTGCTGCAAAGCGGTATGGACGACTACCTGACCAAGCCGATCAGCGAACGGCAACTGGCGCAGGTGGTGCTCAAGTGGACCGGGCTGGCGCTGCGCAACCCTGCGCCGGAACGCCAGAATGAAGCGCTTGAGGTGCACGTAGGGCCGCTGGTGCTGGATCATGAAGAAGGGTTGCGCCTGGCGGCAGGCAAGGCGGATCTTGCCGCCGACATGCTGGCCATGCTGCTGGCTTCCCTGGATGCCGACCGCGAGGCCATTCGTGCGGCGCGTGCCAGCCAGGATGTGCACGCGTTGATCGAACGCATCCACCGTCTGCACGGCGCAACGCGGTATTGCGGCGTTCCTCAACTGCGCAGTGCCTGCCAGCGCGCCGAAACCCTGCTCAAGCAAGACGCTCCGCACACCGAAGAGGCCCTGAACGATCTGGACAAGGCCATCATTCGCCTGGAAGCCGAGGCGCGGGTCATGGCTTGAGCGTGCGGCGGGACACCTTTCGTGCCTGACGCTCCAGCGTGGGCGGAGCATGTTAGGATGCGCGCAATTTTGGAGGACCCATGGTCGAACATGATTTTCGCTACAGCATGCTTAACCCTCAGCACACGCTGACCGAATGCCGCACTCTGGCGCCCGGTCGCTATCAGGTCACCGGCAACGGCGGCTCGATTCACGACAACGACCAGTTGTTGGTGACCATCAAAGGCAGTAAAAGCCTGCACATGCGCCTCACCGTCGAGAAAGTCCGGCACCTGATCAACCCGCCCGGCCAGTGGATTGCGGTGGCCAAAGGCCCGGTATTCGACGAGTTGGCAATTCATCAGTGGAAAGTGAATTGCGACAGCTGCGCCGCCGAACTGAACTTCGAGTTCATGGTAGAGAGCAAGCTGGGCGTCAAGGCGCAGAAACCGGCCGCTACCGCGCGCATCGCGGAGCTGGGCTGGAAAACCGATGGCGAGAAGCACTTCTGCAAGAAGTGTCAGGAGAAAGCGGCATGAAACAGTTTGCGCTCCTGAGCCTGATCGGCGGCGCGCTGCTGGTTGGTTGTACTGCTGACCCGCTGCCGATCCAGCAGGATCACAGCTATGTAACCGAGTGGATCGGCGAGCGTCCGCTGATCGATAACAGTCGTTTGACCATGACGCTGGGTGCCGATGGCCGTGCGTATGGCAATGCGGGCTGCAACCATTGGTTTGCGCCCTATACGCTGAACGATCACAGCATCAGCTTCGGTCCGGTGGGCAAGACGCGCAAGATGTGTGCGCCGGCATTGATGGAGCAGGAGCAACGTTTTATCAAGGCGATGAGCAGTGTTCAGCGCTGGGATATCTCGCCCATAGAGCAGTTGCGTCTGTGGCCAACGCAGGGCAAGCCGTTGCGTTTCTGGCTGGAAGATAGCTGATTGTAACTATCGTGCCGAAGCTCAGCGTAACTTGCGACGCAGAGCGTCTAGAACTGCATTCCCACGCTGGAGCGCAGGGAACGATCACTATCGTGCGACGCTCCGCGTCCTCGTTGCTACGCCAAGCGTCGAAAATCGATCCGATCAGCCCTCGCCACGCAGTGTCTTGAGCTTCTGGATCACGGTCGCGGCCGATTGTTCGCCGAGCAGTTGTTCGCGCATCTTGCCCTTGTCGTCGATGATGTAGGTCACCGGCAGTGCCTCGGAGGGCGGCAGGCTGTATTGCTCGGCCGGGTCCTGGGCGAGCACGGTGAATTTGATGCCCAGTGCATTGGCAGCGTTTTTCAGTTCGTCGCCCTGCAGGTTGTCGAAGTTGACCCCCAGCACGGTGACTTTCTGGTCCTTGAGCTGCTCGGACAATGCATTGAACTCCGGAACCTCGGTGCGGCAAGGGCCACACCATTCGGCCCAGTAGTTGACCACCAGCCAGTGCCCCTTGATGCGCTCGCTGGCGACCTTCTGGCCATTCTGATCATTGCCCAGGTCCACGCCACATCCGCTGAGCAGCAAACTGCCGAAAAGTATTACCGCTGCTGTTAATCGCCTTGCCATTTGCTTGTTTCCTCGCCCCGTTCAACCTGCAATTACTTATACCCAAGCCACGACTATTGACCATTCGATATGTCGGACAGTGCCATCGCTGGTTAGAATACGCCACCCCACACAAGATGCGACGTGCAAATGACCGATCTGACGCTGTATCACAACCCGCGCTGCAGCAAGTCCCGCGGCGCGCTGGAACTGCTTCAGGCCCGCGGCCTGACGCCGGACATCGTCCTGTACCTGGAAACCCCGCCCGACGCCAACCGTGTGCGCGACCTGCTCGGCAAGCTGGGCATCGGTGCCCGGCAACTGCTGCGTACCGGCGAGGACGATTACAAGCAACTCAATCTGGCCGACCCGAGCCTGAGCGACGAGCAACTGATCGCCGCCATGGCTGCTCACCCCAAACTCATCGAACGGCCGATTCTGGTCGCTGGCGACAAGGCTGTCATTGGCCGCCCACCCGAGAACATTCTGGAGCTGCTGCCGTGAGCACACCCTACATTCTGGTCCTCTATTACAGCCGCAACGGCTCCACCAGCGAAATGGCCCGGCAGGTTGCCCGCGGCATCGAACTGGGCGGTATGGAGGCGCGGCTGCGCACCGTGCCTGCCGTTTCCGCCGACTGCGAAGCGACCGCCCCCGAGATTCCGGAAAGCGGCGCGCTGTACGCGACCCTCGATGACCTGAAAAACTGCTCCGGCCTGGCGCTGGGCAGCCCGACGCGCTTCGGCAACATGGCCGCGCCGCTGAAATACTTCCTCGACGGCACCAGCAACCTGTGGCTGACCGGCGCTTTGGTCGGTAAACCCGCCGGCGTCTTTACCTCCACCGCCAGCCTGCACGGTGGTCAGGAAACCACGCTGATGTCGATGCTGCTGCCGCTGCTGCACCACGGCATGCTGATCATGGGCCTGCCCTACAGCGAATCGGCGCTGCTGGAAACCACCGGCGGTGGCACGCCCTACGGTCCCAGCCATCACGCTGGTGCCGATGGCAAGCGCGCGCTGGACCGTCATGAAACCGACCTGTGCCGCGCCTTGGGCCAGCGTCTGGCCAGGACCGCGGTGCAACTGGACGCGCCGCGCAGCTGAATCGGCAGAGCGCCGGATGCTTTCAGTTAAATCGTAAACTTGCACGGCAAGGGTCGGTCTGAACCCTTGTCCTGCCTGTTGAATTTCTTTGGAGAACCGATGCACGACTACAAATGGCTGAACGAGTATTGCCTGAATCGATTCGGCTCCGCCAAAGCTCTGGAAGCTCATCTGCCCTCCCCCAAGACACCCAGGCAACTGCAAGCCATCAGCGCCGACCGCTACCTGTCGACCATGGCCCTGCGGGTTTTCCGCGCAGGCCTGAAACACAGCCTGGTAGACGCCAAGTGGCCAGCGTTCGAAGAAGTGTTTTTTCGCTTCGACCCGGAGAAAGTCGTGCTGATGGGCGCCGATCACCTGGAACGGCTGATGCAGGACGCGCGCATCATTCGTCATCTGGGCAAGCTCAAGAGCGTGCCGCGCAATGCGCAACTGATTCTGGACATCGAGCAGGAGCATGGCAGTTTCGGCAAGTTCATCGCCGAGTGGCCGGTCGATAACATCACCGGCCTGTGGCAGTACATCGCCAAACACGGCAACCAGATGGGCGGCCTGTCAGCGCCGCGCTTTCTGCGCATGATCGGCAAGGACACCTTCATTCCGACCTGGGATGTGGTTGCCGCCCTGAACGCGCAGGATATCGTCGACCGTGTGCCGAGCAGCAAACGCGATCAGGCGATCGTGCAGGACGTCTTCAACCAGTGGCACGCAGAAAGCGGTCGGCCGATGTGCCAGCTGTCAGCCATGCTGGCGTTCACCGTCAACCACTGAGTGCCGTCAGATATTGACCACATTGACGAACCGCGACGCAGCGGTTTCGTCGATGCGCAGGTTGCTGAAGTCGAACAGGTTGCGGTCGGCCAACTGCGAGGGCTGCACGTTCTGCAAGGCGCGGAAAATGCTCTCCGTCCGGCCAGGCGTCTTGCGCTCCCAGTCCTGCAGCATCTCCTTGACCACCTGACGTTGCAGGTTTTCCTGCGAACCGCACAGGTTGCACGGGATGATCGGAAACTGCTTTAGGTCCGAGTAGGCCTGAATGTCCTTTTCACGGCAGTACGCCAACGGACGAATCACCACGTTACGGCCATCATCGGCACGCAGCTTGGGCGGCATGGCCTTGAGCGAGCCATTGAAGAACATGTTGAGAAAGAATGTCTCGACGATGTCGTCGCGGTGGTGCCCGAGCGCCATCTTGGTGGCACCGATCTCGTCAGCGAAGGTGTACAGCGTGCCGCGACGCAGCCGTGAACACAGCGAGCAGGTGGTCTTGCCTTCGGGGACCAGTTCCTTGACCACCGAATACGTGTCTTTCTCGACGATGTGGTACTCGATACCCAGCTCTTTGAGGTAGGCAGGCAGCACGTGCTCGGGAAAGCCGGGCTGCTTCTGGTCCATGTTGACCGCCACGATGTCGAACTTGATCGGCGCGACCTTCTGCAGGTGCATCAGCACGTCGAGCATGGTGTAACTGTCCTTGCCGCCGGACAGGCAGACCATGACCTTGTCACCCTCTTCGATCATGTTGAAGTCGGCAACCGCTTCGCCGGCCAGCCGACGCAGACGTTTCTGCAGTTTGTTCTGATTGACTGAAAGGGTGCCCATTTATGGAAATATCCGCTGACGATAGCTTGAGAAAAGCCGGACATTTTACCCGTAACCGACCATTCGTTAAATATGCTGCGCCCGTGCTGTTCAGACAGGCGACCACGCTGGATCAAAAATGACCACCGGGCAGCTGGCCTGTTCAGAGCTTAGCCACATTGCGGCATACTTGGCGCACTGGAGAACCCTAAAGCATGCCCGAACAACTCAATTCACGCGTCGAAACCTGTTACCAACAAGCCGAAGCCTTCTTCAAGCGCACCTTCAAACGCCCGGTGGTCAGTTTCCAGTTGCGCGGTCAGAAGGCCGGTGTCGCTCATCTGCATGAAAACCTGTTGCGCTTCAACCCGCAGCTCTACAAGGAAAACGCCGAAGACTTCCTGCGCCAGACCGTGCCCCACGAGGTCGCGCACCTTATTGCCCATCAGTTGTTCGGTGGCAGCATCCAGCCGCATGGCGAAGAATGGCAATTGATCATGCGCGGCGTCTATGAACTGCCGCCCAATCGCTGCCACACCTATGCGGTCAAGCGGCGTAGCGTGATCCGTTACATCTACCGCTGCCCGTGCCCGGACAGCGACTTTCCGTTCACCGCGCAGCGTCACGGCATGGTTCGCAAGGGGCGGCGCTACCTGTGCCGTCGCTGCCGCGAGCCTCTGGTGTTCAGCGGCGAGACGCGCACGGAATAATCCTCCGGCAAACTGCAGACATAAAAAAACCCATCCGAAGATGGGTTTTTTATGGCCTGAAGGGTATCAGACAGTCTTGGTGGTGTTCACCGCAGCGCCTGGAGTCGGGCCTTCGGCAACGCCGAGGTCGTCTTCAGGGCGGGTTTCCAGAATGGCGGAGCCACCGGAAGTCAGCTCGGACTGCAGCTTGTCGGTGTCCAGCTCGCCGACCCACTTGGCAACCACAACGGTAGCAACAGCGTTACCGACCAGGTTGGTCAGGGCGCGGGCTTCGGACATGAAGCGGTCGATACCCAGAATCAGCGCCAGACCGGCAACCGGCAGGTGGCCTACAGCCGACAGAGTCGCAGCCAGTACGATGAAGCCGCTACCAGCAGCACCTTTGGACGACAGCAGCAGCACCAGCAACAGGGTGATCTGGTGCGTGATGTCCATGTGCGTGTTGGTTGCCTGAGCGATGAACACGGCGGCCATGGTCAAGTAGATCGAGGTACCGTCCAGGTTGAACGAGTAGCCCGTCGGGATAACCAGACCGACCACAGACTTCTTGGCTCCCAGGCGCTCCATCTTGATCAGCATGCGCGGCAGGGCCGATTCCGAAGAAGAAGTACCCAGTACGATCAGCAGCTCTTCACGGATGTAGCGAATCAGCTTGAAGATACTGAAGCCGTGAGCGCGGGCGATAGCGCCCAGTACAAACACGACGAACAGCACGCAGGTGATGTAGAAGCAGATCATCAACTGACCCAGTTGCACCAGCGAGCTCACGCCGTAGGCACCGATGGTGAAGGCCATGGCACCGAACGCACCCAGCGGGGCCAGCTTCATGATCATGTTGATGATGTTGAACATCACGTGGGCGAAGCGATCGATGAAGTCCAGAACCGGCTTGCCGTAGGCCCCCAGGCGATGCAGCGCGAAGCCGAAGATCACCGAGAACATCAGCACTTGCAGGATATCGCCGTTGGCAAACGCGCCGACGATGGTGTTCGGAATGACGTTAAGGATAAAGCCGACGATGCTCTGGTCCTGACCGGCCGTGACGTAGGCGGCGATCTTCGAAGCGTCGAGCGTGCTGACGTCGATGTTCATGCCGGCACCCGGCTGAACGACGTTGACTACGATCAGACCGATCAGCAACGCAATGGTCGAAACAACTTCGAAGTACAGCAGCGCATAGCCGCCAGTCTTGCCGACCGACTTCATGCTCTGCATGCCAGCGATACCACTGACGACGGTACAGAAGATGATCGGAGCAATGACCATCTTGATCAGTTTGATGAACCCGTCACCCAGCGGTTTTAACGCCTTGCCGGTGTCCGGGTAGAAGTGACCGATCAGGATACCGATGACAATCGCAACGATTACCTGAAAATAGAGGGATTTGTAGATGGGCTGACGAGTCGTCATTGCAGTTTTCCTCAAGGGCGTCGTCGGCATCTTCACCTGATGCGCGCGAGCCTATAAAGCGCTAACCCTCCTGCACTGGAGGGATTTGTTTTGTCGAGCTGCGCAAGGCAGGTCTCTGCCATGTAGGTAGCAATACGCGCGCCATGGAGTCATTTTGATATCAAAACCCCGCAGTATAAGGCGCACACTGGTAACGGTAGCCGGGATCCGACAGGAGAGGTGGCGGTTTTCCGCCGTATGGTGGGAAAAACAGGCACACAGTGGCGGGTATCCGCCTTCTTTCGCCGGTGACGGGAGCGCTCGGTGACGCGCAGAGGTGTGACGCAGAGCGTCACGAACGGCATTCCCATGCTGGATCGTGAGGAACGATAGGTGTTCGGGAAAACACTATCGTCACTGCGCCAGAAAATGAATCCTGAACGCCGCGCCCCCCATTGGGGAATCGCCCAGCGTCAATTGCGCGCCGTAGCTTTCGATAATGTCCTTGACCACCGCCAGGCCGATGCCTTGGCCAGGGTTCTGGCGGTCCAGCCGTTCGCCGCGTTCGAGAATGCGCGCACGCTGGCTCTGCGGGACGCCGGGGCCGTCGTCTTCGACGCACAGTTCATCGCCGGTCGTCGAGCGCGTGAAGCTGACGCGCACTTCACTCAGGCACAGCCGATAGGCGTTTTCCAGCAGGTTGCCGAGCATTTCCAGCAACGCGCCCTCTTCCATATGCACCTGGCAGTGCTCGGGCAGGTCCAGCGTGGCCTTGACCTGTTTGTCGCGATACACCTTGTCCAGCGTGTTGCACAGGCTTTCGACCACGGGCCGCAGCATCACGTGATGCCTCACCAGACCGCTCTTGCGCAGGCTGGCCCGCTGCAGTTGATAGCCGATCTGCTGGCTCATGCGTTCGATCTGCGATTGCAGCACCCACGCCTGCTCGACATCCTCGGGGCGCTTGGCGATGTTCTCGCTTACGCCTTGCAAGACCGCCAGCGGGGTTTTCAGGCTATGCGCCAGGTCGTCCAGAGAGTCGCGGTAACGGATCCGCTGCTCACGCTCGCTGCGCAACAGGCGGTTGAGCGAGTCGGTCAGGCGCAGCAGTTCGCTGGGGTGTTCTTCGCTGAGGCTGTCGCGCACACCGGATTCCACCTGATCCAGTTCCTGGCTCAAGCCGCGCAGGGCCCGCAGCCCCCAGGTCAGGCCCATCCACAGCAACCCGAGCAGCACCGCCAGTGCTGCGCCAAAGCCCAGATAAAGCTT encodes:
- a CDS encoding SprT family zinc-dependent metalloprotease, which gives rise to MPEQLNSRVETCYQQAEAFFKRTFKRPVVSFQLRGQKAGVAHLHENLLRFNPQLYKENAEDFLRQTVPHEVAHLIAHQLFGGSIQPHGEEWQLIMRGVYELPPNRCHTYAVKRRSVIRYIYRCPCPDSDFPFTAQRHGMVRKGRRYLCRRCREPLVFSGETRTE
- a CDS encoding TlpA disulfide reductase family protein, giving the protein MARRLTAAVILFGSLLLSGCGVDLGNDQNGQKVASERIKGHWLVVNYWAEWCGPCRTEVPEFNALSEQLKDQKVTVLGVNFDNLQGDELKNAANALGIKFTVLAQDPAEQYSLPPSEALPVTYIIDDKGKMREQLLGEQSAATVIQKLKTLRGEG
- a CDS encoding DNA-3-methyladenine glycosylase I, which codes for MHDYKWLNEYCLNRFGSAKALEAHLPSPKTPRQLQAISADRYLSTMALRVFRAGLKHSLVDAKWPAFEEVFFRFDPEKVVLMGADHLERLMQDARIIRHLGKLKSVPRNAQLILDIEQEHGSFGKFIAEWPVDNITGLWQYIAKHGNQMGGLSAPRFLRMIGKDTFIPTWDVVAALNAQDIVDRVPSSKRDQAIVQDVFNQWHAESGRPMCQLSAMLAFTVNH
- the wrbA gene encoding NAD(P)H:quinone oxidoreductase gives rise to the protein MSTPYILVLYYSRNGSTSEMARQVARGIELGGMEARLRTVPAVSADCEATAPEIPESGALYATLDDLKNCSGLALGSPTRFGNMAAPLKYFLDGTSNLWLTGALVGKPAGVFTSTASLHGGQETTLMSMLLPLLHHGMLIMGLPYSESALLETTGGGTPYGPSHHAGADGKRALDRHETDLCRALGQRLARTAVQLDAPRS
- a CDS encoding META domain-containing protein, with the translated sequence MKQFALLSLIGGALLVGCTADPLPIQQDHSYVTEWIGERPLIDNSRLTMTLGADGRAYGNAGCNHWFAPYTLNDHSISFGPVGKTRKMCAPALMEQEQRFIKAMSSVQRWDISPIEQLRLWPTQGKPLRFWLEDS
- the ttcA gene encoding tRNA 2-thiocytidine(32) synthetase TtcA; protein product: MGTLSVNQNKLQKRLRRLAGEAVADFNMIEEGDKVMVCLSGGKDSYTMLDVLMHLQKVAPIKFDIVAVNMDQKQPGFPEHVLPAYLKELGIEYHIVEKDTYSVVKELVPEGKTTCSLCSRLRRGTLYTFADEIGATKMALGHHRDDIVETFFLNMFFNGSLKAMPPKLRADDGRNVVIRPLAYCREKDIQAYSDLKQFPIIPCNLCGSQENLQRQVVKEMLQDWERKTPGRTESIFRALQNVQPSQLADRNLFDFSNLRIDETAASRFVNVVNI
- a CDS encoding dicarboxylate/amino acid:cation symporter, whose translation is MTTRQPIYKSLYFQVIVAIVIGILIGHFYPDTGKALKPLGDGFIKLIKMVIAPIIFCTVVSGIAGMQSMKSVGKTGGYALLYFEVVSTIALLIGLIVVNVVQPGAGMNIDVSTLDASKIAAYVTAGQDQSIVGFILNVIPNTIVGAFANGDILQVLMFSVIFGFALHRLGAYGKPVLDFIDRFAHVMFNIINMIMKLAPLGAFGAMAFTIGAYGVSSLVQLGQLMICFYITCVLFVVFVLGAIARAHGFSIFKLIRYIREELLIVLGTSSSESALPRMLIKMERLGAKKSVVGLVIPTGYSFNLDGTSIYLTMAAVFIAQATNTHMDITHQITLLLVLLLSSKGAAGSGFIVLAATLSAVGHLPVAGLALILGIDRFMSEARALTNLVGNAVATVVVAKWVGELDTDKLQSELTSGGSAILETRPEDDLGVAEGPTPGAAVNTTKTV
- the arsC gene encoding arsenate reductase (glutaredoxin) (This arsenate reductase requires both glutathione and glutaredoxin to convert arsenate to arsenite, after which the efflux transporter formed by ArsA and ArsB can extrude the arsenite from the cell, providing resistance.), whose product is MTDLTLYHNPRCSKSRGALELLQARGLTPDIVLYLETPPDANRVRDLLGKLGIGARQLLRTGEDDYKQLNLADPSLSDEQLIAAMAAHPKLIERPILVAGDKAVIGRPPENILELLP
- a CDS encoding ATP-binding protein, whose translation is MIRSLRLRLMLGAATLAVIFMLLMLPALQGAFSLALRGAIEQRLASDVTTMISAARVENDHLLMPSVLPGEQFNLPGSRLLGYIYNRQGQMVWRSLSTEGENIDYRPQYDGQGSEFTKIKEINGDEYFVYDVEIRLLGGRNAAFSIVAVQPLRGYQETIDGLRRKLYLGFGAALAVLLGLLWMGLTWGLRALRGLSQELDQVESGVRDSLSEEHPSELLRLTDSLNRLLRSEREQRIRYRDSLDDLAHSLKTPLAVLQGVSENIAKRPEDVEQAWVLQSQIERMSQQIGYQLQRASLRKSGLVRHHVMLRPVVESLCNTLDKVYRDKQVKATLDLPEHCQVHMEEGALLEMLGNLLENAYRLCLSEVRVSFTRSTTGDELCVEDDGPGVPQSQRARILERGERLDRQNPGQGIGLAVVKDIIESYGAQLTLGDSPMGGAAFRIHFLAQ